One part of the Gossypium raimondii isolate GPD5lz chromosome 1, ASM2569854v1, whole genome shotgun sequence genome encodes these proteins:
- the LOC105785343 gene encoding transcription initiation factor IIB-2 — protein MADAFCSDCKRNTEVVFDHSAGDTVCSECGLVLESHSIDETSEWRTFANESGDNDPVRVGGPTNPLLADGGLSTVIAKPNGASGEFLSSSLGRWQNRGSNPDRGLILAFKTIATMSDRLGLVATIKDRANEIYKKVEDQKSSRGRNQDALLAACLYIACRQEDKPRTVKEICSVANGATKKEIGRAKEYIVKQLGLETGQSVEMGAIHAGDFMRRFCSNLGMNNQAVKAAQEAVQKSEEFDIRRSPISIAAAVIYIITQLSDDKKPLKDISVATGVAEGTIRNSYKDLYPHVSKIIPNWYAKEEDLKNLCSP, from the exons ATGGCGGACGCGTTTTGTTCGGACTGCAAGCGGAACACAGAGGTCGTTTTCGACCATTCCGCCGGCGACACCGTCTGTTCGGAGTGCGGCTTGGTCTTAGAGTCGCATTCTATCGATGAGACATCGGAGTGGAGAACCTTCGCCAACGAGTCCGGCGATAATGATCCCGTCCGTGTCGGCGGTCCCACCAATCCGCTTTTGGCGGATGGCGGTTTATCCACCGTTATCGCTAAGCCTAACGGTGCTTCCGGGGAGTTCCTCTCATCCTCGCTGGGTCGGTGGCAGAATCGTGGGTCGAATCCGGATCGGGGGTTGATTCTCGCTTTTAAGACTATTGCTACAATGTCTGATAG GTTGGGTCTTGTCGCGACCATCAAG GATCGAGCCAATGAGATATATAAGAAGGTGGAAGACCAGAAGTCTAGTAGAGGAAGAAATCAGGATGCATTGTTGGCTGCTTGCCTTTACATTGCTTGTCGACAAGAGGACAAGCCACGCACTGTCAAGG AAATTTGCTCTGTTGCCAATGGAGCCACAAAGAAAGAAATTGGCCGAGCAAAAGAATACATAGTGAAACAACTGGGATTGGAGACTGGTCAGTCTGTGGAGATGGGAGCCATACATGCTGGTGACTTCATG AGGCGTTTTTGTTCCAATCTTGGCATGAATAATCAAGCAGTTAAAGCTGCCCAAGAAGCAGTTCAGAAGTCTGAGGAGTTTGATATAAG GCGGAGCCCTATATCAATTGCAGCTGCAGTTATTTATATCATAACACAGCTGTCGGATGATAAGAAGCCACTTAAAG ATATTTCTGTTGCTACGGGAGTTGCGGAAGGGACGATCCGAAATTCATACAAGGATCTTTATCCCCATGTGTCCAAGATAATACCAAACTGGTATGCCAAGGAAGAAGATCTCAAGAACCTATGCAGTCCTTGA